Proteins encoded in a region of the Leifsonia sp. PS1209 genome:
- the uxaC gene encoding glucuronate isomerase: MTTLAPHPDRLFPADPAERDLARRLHAAVADAPIVSPHGHVPAAMLADDTPFGDPSALLITPDHYVTRMLHAVGVPLDDLGLSRNGAATTASGREIWRRLCENWDAFLGTPVRFWFESEFSDVFGLTEHPSAATADALYDQLAETLTRPEFRPRALFDRFRISVLATTDDPADDLAAHQRLRDDPTFTGRVVPTFRADRYMHPDEPTWRGRLDALAARADIDTSTYPGLLAALRARREAFIAAGGTATDTGVIDAGSEPLSEAEASRIHLAALDGSLTAAEAVAYRRNMLYRLAEMAAEDGLVMQLHPGVIRNHHRPTFDAYGPDTGHDLPAVGGFTAPLTPILRDFGTSSTFRIVLFTVDETTFSREIAPLAGFYPTVYAGAPWWFLDTPAAILRYRQAITDSAGFTKTSGFIDDTRAFCSIPARHDMSRRVDASFLSSLVVTHQLSEEDAFAIAHRLVDDIPRATFRLG, encoded by the coding sequence ATGACGACGCTCGCCCCCCATCCAGACCGCCTGTTCCCGGCCGATCCTGCCGAGCGCGACCTGGCACGACGCCTGCACGCCGCCGTCGCGGACGCGCCCATCGTCTCGCCGCACGGTCACGTCCCCGCTGCGATGCTCGCCGACGACACCCCGTTCGGCGACCCGTCGGCGCTGCTGATCACGCCCGACCACTATGTGACCAGGATGCTGCACGCCGTCGGCGTCCCCCTCGACGACCTCGGGCTCTCCCGCAACGGAGCGGCTACCACCGCATCCGGCCGCGAGATCTGGCGGAGGCTCTGCGAGAACTGGGATGCGTTCCTCGGCACGCCCGTTCGGTTCTGGTTCGAGTCGGAGTTCAGCGACGTGTTCGGCCTCACCGAGCATCCATCGGCCGCCACCGCCGACGCACTCTACGACCAGCTCGCCGAGACCCTGACGCGCCCGGAGTTCCGCCCGCGCGCGCTGTTCGACCGGTTCCGCATCTCGGTGCTGGCGACCACGGACGACCCGGCGGACGACCTGGCAGCGCACCAGCGCCTCCGCGACGACCCGACCTTCACCGGCCGCGTGGTCCCCACCTTCCGCGCCGACCGCTACATGCACCCGGACGAGCCGACCTGGCGCGGCCGCCTGGATGCGCTGGCCGCCCGCGCAGACATCGACACCTCCACGTACCCCGGCCTCCTCGCCGCGCTGCGCGCCCGCCGCGAGGCGTTCATCGCCGCCGGCGGCACCGCGACGGACACCGGCGTGATCGACGCGGGCAGCGAGCCGCTCTCCGAGGCGGAGGCGTCGCGCATCCACCTGGCGGCGCTCGACGGCAGCCTGACCGCCGCGGAGGCCGTCGCCTACCGCAGGAACATGCTCTACCGCCTGGCCGAGATGGCCGCGGAGGACGGCCTGGTGATGCAGCTGCACCCCGGCGTGATCCGCAACCACCACCGCCCGACGTTCGACGCGTACGGGCCGGACACCGGCCACGACCTGCCGGCCGTCGGCGGCTTCACCGCTCCGCTCACACCGATCCTGCGCGACTTCGGCACCAGCTCGACCTTCCGGATCGTGCTGTTCACGGTGGACGAGACGACGTTCTCCCGCGAGATCGCGCCGCTCGCCGGGTTCTACCCGACGGTCTACGCCGGTGCTCCGTGGTGGTTCCTCGACACCCCCGCCGCCATCCTCCGCTACCGCCAGGCCATCACGGACAGCGCGGGGTTCACCAAGACCAGCGGCTTCATCGACGACACCCGCGCGTTCTGCTCCATCCCGGCCAGGCACGACATGTCCCGCCGAGTGGATGCGTCGTTCCTGTCCTCCCTCGTGGTCACGCATCAGCTCAGCGAGGAGGACGCGTTCGCCATCGCGCACCGGCTGGTGGACGACATCCCGCGGGCGACGTTCCGGCTGGGCTGA
- a CDS encoding LacI family DNA-binding transcriptional regulator, with protein MQPLAGAGSDRPATLADVAAVSGVATSTVSRALSNPGRVNAATRERIEEAARALNYVPNSQARALTSGKTRAIAVLVSDVTNPFYFGIIRGTQQQLKAAGYTQILVDTEESDELEDGMLHKLRRSFDGAILAASRLTDRRLTVLANDIPLVAINRQTRGVPHIFIDTPSGIEQAVGHLVSLGHTQLCYASGPETSWSNEGRWRAMVRAAERYGVTATRLGPFSPRQYAGAAAADAVLHAGVTACIAFNDLLAIGMLARFRERGVDVPGDVSIVGCDDIFGADFCNPPLTTLTAPIEQAGRTAVSMLLARLDDQSTIGMRQGATLPTHLTVRSSTGPAREPKGRR; from the coding sequence ATGCAACCTCTCGCCGGAGCGGGGTCGGATCGCCCAGCCACCCTCGCAGACGTGGCCGCCGTCAGTGGCGTTGCCACCTCGACGGTCTCCCGCGCGCTCTCCAATCCCGGCCGCGTGAACGCTGCGACGCGCGAGCGCATCGAGGAGGCGGCGCGCGCGCTCAATTACGTGCCGAACTCCCAGGCCAGAGCGCTCACCAGCGGCAAGACCAGAGCCATCGCGGTGCTCGTCTCCGACGTGACCAACCCGTTCTACTTCGGCATCATCCGCGGAACGCAGCAGCAGCTCAAGGCCGCCGGATACACGCAGATCCTGGTGGACACCGAGGAGTCGGACGAGCTCGAGGACGGGATGCTGCACAAGCTCCGCCGCTCGTTCGACGGCGCCATCCTCGCTGCCTCCCGTCTCACCGACCGCCGGCTCACGGTGCTGGCCAACGACATCCCGCTGGTCGCGATCAACCGGCAGACGCGGGGCGTCCCGCACATCTTCATCGACACCCCGAGCGGCATCGAGCAGGCCGTCGGCCACCTCGTCTCCCTCGGGCACACGCAGCTCTGCTACGCGTCCGGACCGGAGACCTCCTGGTCGAACGAGGGCCGCTGGCGGGCGATGGTGCGCGCCGCGGAACGCTACGGCGTGACGGCCACCCGGCTCGGCCCGTTCTCGCCGCGGCAGTACGCGGGAGCAGCGGCGGCGGACGCCGTGCTGCACGCCGGCGTCACCGCGTGCATCGCCTTCAACGACCTCCTCGCCATCGGGATGCTCGCCCGGTTCCGCGAGCGCGGCGTCGACGTGCCGGGCGATGTCAGCATCGTCGGCTGCGACGACATCTTCGGCGCCGACTTCTGCAACCCGCCGCTCACCACCCTCACCGCACCCATCGAGCAGGCCGGCCGCACGGCCGTGTCGATGCTGCTCGCCCGTCTCGACGACCAGAGCACGATCGGGATGCGCCAGGGCGCGACGCTGCCCACCCACCTCACCGTGCGGTCGTCCACCGGACCTGCGCGGGAACCGAAAGGACGCCGATGA
- a CDS encoding extracellular solute-binding protein — MRSRIALGAVAGLAVIGLALSGCSSSGSTNSSSSGPVDGKGKTLDVMIAANSLYPTEQQQWFKDVSAQFEKETGATVKFETFASANDELTKIQTSVLSGQGPDIYDLGTTFTPTAYSTGAFVKLTDDDWKKVGGRDRFVPATLGISGPDEKNEVGIPFLSRPFVLAYNKDLLKAAGIDKPADTWDGLAEQAKKLTTGDVHGMAIAYADSFDPWKFVWAMSMQQGNTILDLKSKKATIDDDAVKKAYETYFGWLTKDKVVDPASIGWKNAQAVAAFADGKAAFLPMVSSSSQVSLDKSGVAGKYAYAVMPTIPPGATKLPSDGKAAATIISGDNMVVAKYSKNQDLAFALIKMLTSTDNQVKYTKTFGDLPTNADAAKQIENGNELIAPILEAGTKAYGTPFSGAWGDTQLALVNVVVQSIPSLSSGSVSSSDLDAKLKTAQDAAQSSLNKAK; from the coding sequence ATGAGATCTCGCATCGCGCTCGGCGCGGTCGCCGGGCTGGCCGTCATCGGCCTGGCCCTGAGCGGCTGCTCCTCGTCGGGGAGCACCAACTCCTCCAGCTCCGGCCCCGTCGACGGCAAGGGCAAGACCCTCGACGTCATGATCGCCGCCAACTCGCTCTATCCGACCGAACAGCAGCAGTGGTTCAAGGATGTCTCGGCTCAGTTCGAGAAGGAGACGGGAGCCACGGTCAAGTTCGAGACCTTCGCCTCCGCGAACGACGAGCTGACCAAGATCCAGACCTCGGTGCTGAGCGGCCAGGGTCCGGACATCTACGACCTCGGCACCACCTTCACTCCCACCGCGTACTCCACCGGCGCGTTCGTGAAGCTCACCGACGACGACTGGAAGAAGGTCGGCGGCCGGGACCGCTTCGTCCCCGCGACCCTCGGCATCTCCGGACCGGATGAGAAGAACGAGGTCGGCATCCCGTTCCTCAGCCGCCCGTTCGTCCTGGCGTACAACAAGGATCTGCTGAAGGCCGCGGGCATCGACAAGCCGGCCGACACCTGGGACGGACTGGCCGAGCAGGCCAAGAAGCTGACCACGGGTGACGTGCACGGCATGGCGATTGCATACGCGGACAGCTTCGACCCGTGGAAGTTCGTCTGGGCGATGTCGATGCAGCAGGGAAACACCATCCTGGATCTGAAGAGCAAGAAGGCGACGATCGACGACGACGCCGTGAAGAAGGCGTACGAGACGTACTTCGGCTGGCTCACCAAGGACAAGGTGGTCGACCCCGCCTCGATCGGGTGGAAGAACGCCCAGGCCGTCGCCGCCTTCGCCGACGGCAAGGCCGCATTCCTGCCGATGGTGTCGTCGTCCTCGCAGGTCTCGCTCGACAAATCCGGCGTCGCAGGCAAGTACGCGTACGCAGTGATGCCGACCATTCCGCCGGGAGCCACCAAGCTGCCGAGCGACGGCAAGGCCGCCGCGACGATCATCTCGGGCGACAACATGGTCGTGGCCAAGTACTCGAAGAACCAGGATCTGGCCTTCGCCCTGATCAAGATGCTGACCAGCACCGACAACCAGGTGAAGTACACCAAGACCTTCGGGGATCTTCCGACGAACGCCGACGCGGCCAAGCAGATCGAGAACGGGAACGAGCTCATCGCCCCGATCCTCGAAGCGGGCACGAAGGCGTACGGAACACCGTTCAGCGGCGCGTGGGGAGACACCCAGCTCGCGCTGGTGAACGTGGTGGTGCAGTCCATCCCGTCGCTGTCGAGCGGTTCCGTCTCGTCCTCCGACCTCGACGCCAAGCTCAAGACGGCGCAGGACGCCGCGCAGAGCTCGCTGAACAAGGCCAAGTAG
- a CDS encoding sugar ABC transporter permease yields the protein MSNSTLAAPEGATGHESGSPAGSTPAGGRPGRTESPRRKRKYERNRPLWMLLPGGILMLIIIVVPLIVAAVMSSLDLDQYTLQSWLQAPFIGLQNYVEAITSSSLLRSIGISVSFALIAAVVTMPIGLAAALATQNKFRGRALVRSLFLIPYVLPAFVVGTLWRTMLQPGGVVDSVLGGMGIHTGLFLNGPLSYWSLIVVQIWTSWPFFYLLVLAGLQSVDHEVHEAAAIDGATWWIKLRSVILPYLRGPILLALIIAFLHNINAFTLPFVLFGVPAPQDVDVLPVLTYVTSFQSFRFGLSAAMAICSLVLIAIPLFIYLRAVKLDSGEEEQR from the coding sequence ATGTCCAACTCCACCCTGGCCGCGCCGGAAGGCGCGACCGGCCACGAGAGCGGTTCGCCCGCGGGGTCCACCCCCGCGGGCGGCCGCCCCGGCCGAACCGAGAGCCCCCGCCGCAAGCGCAAGTACGAGCGCAACCGGCCGCTCTGGATGCTGCTGCCCGGCGGCATCCTCATGCTCATCATCATCGTGGTGCCGCTGATCGTGGCCGCGGTGATGTCCTCCCTCGACCTCGACCAGTACACGCTGCAGAGCTGGCTGCAGGCGCCGTTCATCGGCCTGCAGAACTACGTCGAGGCGATCACGTCGTCGTCGCTGCTGCGCTCCATCGGCATCAGCGTCTCGTTCGCCCTGATCGCGGCCGTCGTCACCATGCCGATCGGCCTCGCCGCCGCCCTGGCGACGCAGAACAAGTTCCGCGGCCGTGCGCTGGTCCGCTCGCTCTTCCTCATCCCGTACGTGCTGCCCGCGTTCGTGGTCGGCACGCTCTGGCGCACCATGCTGCAGCCGGGCGGCGTCGTCGACTCCGTTCTCGGCGGGATGGGCATCCACACCGGGCTGTTCCTCAACGGCCCTCTCAGCTACTGGTCGCTGATCGTCGTGCAGATCTGGACGTCGTGGCCGTTCTTCTACCTGCTCGTGCTCGCCGGTCTGCAGTCCGTGGACCACGAGGTGCACGAGGCGGCGGCGATCGACGGCGCGACCTGGTGGATCAAGCTGCGCTCGGTGATCCTGCCGTACCTGCGCGGTCCGATCCTGCTGGCGCTGATCATCGCGTTCCTGCACAACATCAACGCGTTCACGCTGCCGTTCGTGCTGTTCGGCGTCCCCGCCCCTCAGGATGTGGACGTTCTGCCGGTGCTCACATACGTCACCAGCTTCCAGAGCTTCCGCTTCGGCCTGAGCGCCGCCATGGCGATCTGCTCGCTCGTGCTCATCGCGATCCCGCTGTTCATCTACCTGCGGGCCGTGAAACTCGACTCTGGGGAAGAGGAACAACGATGA
- a CDS encoding carbohydrate ABC transporter permease, which produces MTAVKPSSADITRLLPRPLLVVVITVLLVIVLGPVLYMLFASVNSDVSVAGGAFFPTELHLDNYLKVWTTVDLGTGLMNSVIVCVAVAIVCAFLAVATAYVLVRYDFRGRLTFLRGLLGLQSIPGTLMLLPVFVLFSSTASLLGVQIIGTRWAVFITYLTFALPFSTWVMVTYLRGLPKALEEAARIDGASSWRILTRIVVPLSWPGIVVSGIFAFLLGWNDVLFASVLTNPETRTAAVALQVFGATQEGGAVPLYGQMMAASLICAVPVVVLYLVFQRYLVGGLTSGGVK; this is translated from the coding sequence ATGACCGCCGTCAAGCCGTCCTCGGCCGACATCACCCGCCTGCTCCCTCGGCCGCTGCTCGTCGTGGTGATCACGGTGCTGCTGGTGATCGTGCTCGGTCCCGTGCTCTACATGCTGTTCGCGTCGGTCAACTCCGACGTCTCCGTCGCCGGGGGAGCGTTCTTCCCGACCGAGCTGCACCTCGACAACTACCTCAAGGTGTGGACGACGGTGGATCTGGGCACCGGGCTGATGAACAGTGTGATCGTCTGCGTGGCGGTCGCCATCGTCTGCGCGTTCCTCGCCGTCGCGACGGCGTACGTGCTGGTCCGCTACGACTTCCGCGGGCGCCTGACCTTCCTGCGTGGGCTCCTCGGCCTGCAGTCGATCCCCGGAACGCTGATGCTGCTCCCGGTGTTCGTGCTGTTCTCGTCGACCGCCAGCCTGCTCGGCGTGCAGATCATCGGGACGCGCTGGGCGGTGTTCATCACCTACCTGACGTTCGCGCTCCCGTTCTCCACCTGGGTCATGGTCACCTACCTGCGCGGCCTGCCCAAGGCGCTGGAGGAGGCGGCGCGCATCGACGGGGCGTCGTCGTGGCGCATTCTGACCCGCATCGTGGTGCCGCTCAGCTGGCCGGGCATCGTCGTCTCCGGCATCTTCGCGTTCCTGCTCGGCTGGAACGACGTGCTGTTCGCATCCGTGCTGACCAACCCGGAGACCCGCACCGCCGCCGTGGCGCTGCAGGTTTTCGGGGCGACGCAAGAGGGTGGCGCGGTCCCGCTCTACGGGCAGATGATGGCGGCGTCCCTCATCTGCGCCGTGCCCGTGGTCGTGCTGTACCTCGTGTTCCAGCGCTACCTCGTCGGTGGCCTGACCTCTGGAGGAGTGAAGTGA
- a CDS encoding TIM barrel protein produces the protein MSWALSGFGDEIDQDPLVQVAVLQALGANHIEVRSAWGVNIVDLDAEQLDRLAGVFAERGMGVSAIASPIGKVDVSLPVEHEVERLGRAIAAAHRLGTRYIRLFSFYYGDGVAVESIRDDVMLRMRALADAAEAADVVLLHENEKDIYGDTPERCLDIVETVASPNLRLAWDSANFVQVGVAHPFDDGYAMLRPHLEYLQVKDALSATGDVTPAGEGDGQLLATLTALRDDGYTGFASLEPHLADVNNMGGFSGPEAFGRAGRAFRRLTDQIGVQLV, from the coding sequence GTGAGCTGGGCCCTGTCGGGGTTCGGCGACGAGATCGACCAGGATCCTTTGGTGCAGGTCGCGGTGCTGCAGGCGCTCGGCGCGAACCACATCGAGGTGCGCAGCGCCTGGGGCGTGAACATCGTGGACCTCGACGCCGAGCAGCTCGATCGGCTCGCCGGCGTCTTCGCCGAGCGGGGGATGGGCGTCTCGGCCATCGCATCCCCGATCGGCAAAGTGGATGTGTCCCTCCCCGTCGAGCACGAGGTCGAACGTCTCGGCCGTGCCATCGCCGCGGCGCACCGCCTCGGCACGCGCTACATCCGGCTGTTCTCCTTCTATTACGGCGACGGCGTCGCGGTCGAGAGCATCCGCGACGACGTGATGCTCCGGATGCGCGCCCTCGCGGACGCGGCGGAGGCCGCGGACGTCGTGCTGCTGCACGAGAACGAGAAGGACATCTACGGAGACACCCCGGAGCGCTGCCTCGACATCGTCGAGACGGTCGCATCTCCGAACCTCCGGCTCGCCTGGGACAGCGCGAACTTCGTGCAGGTCGGCGTCGCGCATCCGTTCGACGACGGATACGCCATGCTCCGGCCGCACCTCGAGTACCTGCAGGTGAAGGACGCTCTCAGCGCCACCGGAGACGTCACCCCCGCCGGGGAGGGCGATGGCCAGCTCCTCGCCACCCTCACCGCCCTGCGCGACGACGGATACACCGGCTTCGCCTCGCTCGAACCCCACCTCGCCGACGTGAACAACATGGGCGGCTTCTCCGGACCGGAGGCGTTCGGCCGCGCGGGCCGCGCGTTCCGCCGCCTCACCGACCAGATTGGAGTGCAGCTCGTATGA
- a CDS encoding Gfo/Idh/MocA family oxidoreductase, translating to MSARLNVAIVGCGIIGLNHARAIARHPDLAITALVDAVPAAASALADQIVSEFGVQRPAEFETLPAAVAGAPVDIVVICTPSGLHVQLAEEALAAGKHVVIEKPLDVSMARARRILELSREAERNGLVVSVISQHRFDPASVVVADAAHSGAFGRVTSGIASVAWWRSQDYYDSGQWRGTWELDGGGAVMNQGVHTVDLLVWFLGRPVEIVAQTALLAHERVEVEDIAVATVRFESGALAVVHATTAAYPGGSVRLQVLGDRGSAVIEDDQLEYFGTADPAAFDPTGASVVNRAAELVDASEVRGGERGADRFIVGHLRQYEDVVEAIEQHRAPGVTVEDAFVSLAVVRAIYLSATLGRPIAFDEVLSGALDDITVTTGA from the coding sequence ATGAGCGCTCGCCTGAACGTGGCCATCGTCGGCTGCGGCATCATCGGACTCAACCACGCCAGGGCCATCGCCCGGCACCCCGACCTCGCGATCACCGCCCTGGTGGATGCGGTCCCCGCCGCCGCGAGTGCGCTCGCCGACCAGATCGTGTCCGAGTTCGGCGTGCAGCGGCCTGCCGAGTTCGAGACCCTGCCCGCCGCCGTGGCGGGAGCACCGGTCGACATCGTCGTGATCTGCACCCCCAGCGGACTGCACGTGCAGCTCGCGGAGGAGGCGCTCGCCGCGGGCAAGCACGTGGTGATCGAGAAGCCGCTGGACGTGTCGATGGCGCGGGCCAGGCGCATCCTGGAGCTGTCGCGCGAGGCGGAGCGGAACGGACTGGTGGTCTCGGTGATCAGCCAGCACCGCTTCGATCCGGCCTCCGTGGTGGTCGCCGACGCCGCCCACAGCGGCGCATTCGGCCGCGTGACCAGCGGCATCGCGTCCGTGGCCTGGTGGCGCAGTCAGGACTACTACGACTCCGGTCAGTGGCGCGGCACCTGGGAGCTCGACGGCGGAGGTGCCGTGATGAATCAGGGCGTCCACACCGTCGACCTGCTGGTCTGGTTCCTCGGCCGCCCTGTCGAGATCGTCGCGCAGACGGCGCTGCTCGCCCACGAGCGCGTCGAGGTGGAGGACATCGCCGTCGCGACGGTGCGGTTCGAGTCCGGTGCGCTCGCGGTCGTGCATGCGACGACCGCCGCGTATCCGGGCGGTTCCGTGCGCCTGCAGGTGCTCGGTGACCGAGGGTCGGCGGTCATCGAGGACGACCAGCTGGAGTACTTCGGCACCGCGGACCCCGCGGCGTTCGACCCGACAGGGGCGAGCGTCGTGAACAGGGCGGCGGAGCTCGTCGACGCGAGCGAGGTGCGCGGCGGCGAACGCGGCGCAGACCGTTTCATCGTCGGCCACCTGCGGCAGTACGAGGACGTGGTGGAGGCGATCGAGCAGCACCGCGCGCCGGGCGTCACCGTCGAGGACGCGTTCGTGTCGCTCGCTGTCGTGCGTGCCATCTACCTGTCGGCCACCCTCGGCCGTCCCATCGCGTTCGACGAGGTGCTCTCCGGTGCGCTCGACGACATCACCGTCACGACAGGAGCCTGA
- a CDS encoding sugar phosphate isomerase/epimerase family protein translates to MKFSVFTASTPDWTPAEAAETLAAQGWDGIEWRVIDQDDATPAGFWAGNRSTWPLTGLEESVPEIARLTAEAGLEFSGIGGYARCDDHANVDRMLAATAALGARQVRVTMPRTESGDYRELFASARRDVERAAARAGELGVKALVELHHETITASASAAFRLIDGIDPETVGVIHDLGNLIIEGQEATLSAFQLLGPYLAHVHVKNAAWLPGEPEADGTVRWHHAWAPLRTGTGDVEAYFTALHAYGYDGWVTVEDFSTELPLAERTRDNLAYLREVESRTGSLASATA, encoded by the coding sequence ATGAAGTTCTCGGTGTTCACCGCATCCACCCCGGACTGGACGCCCGCCGAGGCGGCGGAGACGCTCGCCGCCCAGGGCTGGGACGGGATCGAGTGGCGCGTCATCGACCAGGACGACGCGACCCCCGCCGGCTTCTGGGCGGGCAACCGCTCCACCTGGCCGCTCACCGGCCTGGAGGAGTCCGTACCGGAGATCGCGCGGCTGACGGCGGAGGCCGGACTCGAGTTCTCCGGCATCGGCGGCTACGCCCGCTGCGACGACCACGCGAACGTCGACAGGATGCTCGCAGCCACCGCGGCGCTCGGCGCCCGGCAGGTGCGCGTCACCATGCCGCGTACCGAATCCGGAGACTACCGGGAGCTGTTCGCCTCCGCCCGTCGCGACGTCGAGCGGGCGGCAGCCCGGGCGGGAGAGCTGGGCGTGAAGGCGCTGGTCGAGCTGCACCACGAGACCATCACCGCGTCGGCGTCGGCCGCGTTCAGGCTGATCGACGGCATCGACCCGGAGACCGTCGGCGTGATCCACGACCTCGGCAACCTCATCATCGAGGGCCAGGAGGCGACGCTGTCCGCCTTCCAGCTGCTCGGCCCGTACCTCGCGCACGTGCACGTCAAGAACGCGGCGTGGCTGCCGGGCGAGCCGGAGGCGGACGGCACCGTGCGCTGGCACCACGCGTGGGCGCCGCTGCGCACCGGCACCGGCGACGTGGAGGCGTACTTCACCGCGCTGCACGCCTACGGCTACGACGGCTGGGTCACCGTGGAGGACTTCTCCACGGAGCTGCCCCTCGCGGAGCGCACGCGCGACAACCTCGCCTACCTGCGCGAGGTCGAATCCCGCACCGGCTCCCTGGCGTCGGCGACCGCATGA
- a CDS encoding mannitol dehydrogenase family protein yields MTPPPRSARHPVRIVHLGLGAFHRAHQAWYTQRANERGGQGGNGGQGDGWGIAAFTGRSPEAARVLATQDAVYTLIERGPASDTATIVDALSTVADGGDTERWRAAVADPAVAVVTLTVTEAGYRPSAEALDADRASLVAGEGASTAPGRLVDGLRARRAAGVAGVAVVSCDNLPGNGEVARDAVLGLAGQVDPGLADWIASEVSFVSSMVDRITPATTDADRAAAAALTGYDDAAPVVTEPFSEWVLSGAFPAGRPDWEAVGAQFVDDIEPYERRKLWLLNAGHSLLAYRGLLRGHQTIAEAMADDDIAADLERLWAEARTELPFDDETLDAATAALRDRFGNARIEHTLAQIASDGSQKLGPRILDPLRSRLAAGRAPGEAQATALAAWALHLLGPDVRDPGAAALAETLRATPDDDAALAAGVLTALAPDLARESAVTDLIQNRIAQLRTGAITEPPLPTGAH; encoded by the coding sequence ATGACGCCGCCGCCGCGCTCAGCGCGTCACCCCGTCCGCATCGTGCACCTCGGCCTCGGCGCGTTCCACCGGGCGCACCAGGCCTGGTACACCCAGCGTGCGAACGAGCGCGGCGGGCAGGGCGGGAACGGCGGGCAGGGCGACGGCTGGGGGATCGCGGCCTTCACCGGCCGCAGCCCGGAGGCTGCGCGCGTGCTCGCGACCCAGGATGCGGTCTACACACTGATCGAGCGCGGCCCCGCCTCCGACACTGCGACCATCGTGGATGCGCTGAGCACCGTCGCGGACGGCGGTGACACCGAGCGCTGGCGTGCCGCCGTGGCCGACCCGGCCGTGGCAGTCGTCACCCTGACGGTCACCGAGGCGGGCTACCGTCCGTCGGCGGAGGCACTGGACGCCGACCGGGCGTCGCTGGTGGCAGGGGAGGGCGCATCCACTGCCCCCGGCCGCCTGGTCGACGGGTTGCGGGCGCGCCGAGCCGCGGGTGTCGCCGGGGTCGCCGTCGTCAGCTGCGACAACCTGCCGGGCAACGGGGAGGTGGCCCGGGATGCCGTGCTCGGCCTCGCCGGCCAGGTCGACCCCGGCCTTGCCGACTGGATCGCGTCCGAGGTCTCGTTCGTCTCGTCGATGGTGGACAGGATCACCCCGGCGACCACCGATGCCGACCGCGCGGCCGCCGCCGCCCTCACCGGGTACGACGACGCGGCCCCCGTGGTCACCGAGCCGTTCAGCGAGTGGGTGCTGAGCGGCGCGTTCCCCGCCGGACGGCCGGACTGGGAGGCCGTCGGTGCGCAGTTCGTCGACGACATCGAGCCGTACGAGCGCCGCAAGCTCTGGCTGCTCAACGCCGGGCACTCGCTGCTCGCATACCGCGGCCTGCTGCGCGGCCACCAGACCATCGCGGAGGCGATGGCCGACGACGACATCGCCGCCGACCTCGAACGGCTCTGGGCGGAAGCGCGCACCGAGCTGCCCTTCGACGACGAGACGCTGGATGCGGCGACCGCCGCCCTCCGCGACCGTTTCGGCAACGCGCGCATCGAGCACACGCTCGCGCAGATCGCGTCGGACGGCTCGCAGAAGCTCGGCCCGCGCATCCTGGATCCGCTACGGTCGCGGCTGGCGGCGGGACGCGCGCCCGGCGAGGCGCAGGCAACCGCGCTTGCCGCCTGGGCACTGCACCTGCTCGGCCCCGACGTGCGCGACCCGGGAGCCGCCGCACTCGCGGAGACCCTGCGCGCTACTCCGGACGACGATGCGGCGCTCGCCGCCGGCGTCCTCACCGCACTCGCACCCGACCTGGCGCGCGAGAGCGCCGTGACCGACCTCATCCAGAACCGGATCGCACAGCTGCGCACCGGAGCCATCACCGAACCACCGCTACCGACAGGAGCACACTGA